From the Lolium rigidum isolate FL_2022 chromosome 2, APGP_CSIRO_Lrig_0.1, whole genome shotgun sequence genome, one window contains:
- the LOC124686232 gene encoding protein ROH1-like, with protein MAAAEPPPTTGGMGFLGLLSFRRSPIAVASFDPAQDDELLVLDALQAHVADRLAALSAASSTPGSPLLSLAFLSKLLDAVVSSDAAFRDALAVGPVGAALARAPADRLAADLLDRAVKALDVLNAVSLALASLRGSHRAALTAASCLLLGDAAAPMLHRAQFARARRAIARLFPDAAARGAAPTTPSCSRAARALSFSVSSKNWSSGRHAHAMAAPPPPQGLAPAAGCGLGLALYTMSSVLAFATWALAAAVPCTLATAAVAPPKQAQWAAPMLALQERIAEESRRREKKGSSSGTSSSSSSPSSGLLAEMQAVERAARELSSLLDEIAEEDAAADADADSEPSPSPASVSEDRARDVVERAEALAGACRALEDGLAPLERQVRAVFHRVVASRAEVVRCIEHSARSGGAGSASAGAPPTQPHSF; from the coding sequence AtggccgccgccgagccgccgccgacCACCGGCGGGATGGGGTTCCTGGGCCTGCTCAGCTTCCGCCGCAGCCCCATCGCCGTCGCCTCCTTCGACCCGGCGCAGGACGACGAGCTGCTCGTCCTCGACGCGCTCCAGGCCCACGTCGCCGACCGCCTCGCCGCCCTCTCCGCCGCCTCCTCAACCCCGGGGAGCCCGCTCCTCTCGCTCGCCTTCCTCTCCAAGCTCCTCGACGCCGTCGTCTCCTCCGACGCCGCCTTCCGCGACGCGCTCGCCGTGGGCCCCGTCGGCGCCGCGCTCGCCCGGGCCCCCGCCGACCGCCTCGCCGCCGACCTCCTCGACCGCGCCGTCAAGGCGCTCGACGTCCTCAACGCCGTCTCCCTCGCGCTCGCCTCCCTCCGCGGCTcccaccgcgccgccctcacCGCCGCCTCCTGCCTCCTCCTCGGGGACGCCGCCGCGCCCATGCTCCACCGCGCGCAGttcgcgcgcgcgcgccgcgccATCGCCAGGCTCTTCCCCGACGCCGCCGCCCGGGGCGCGGCGCCCACGACGCCCTCCTGCTCGCGCGCGGCGCGGGCGCTCTCCTTCAGCGTGTCCTCCAAGAACTGGTCCTCGGGCCGCCACGCGCACGccatggcggcgccgccgccgccgcagggccTCGCCCCCGCAGCCGGGTGCGGGCTCGGGCTGGCGCTCTACACCATGAGCTCCGTCCTCGCCTTCGCCACCTGGgcgctggccgccgccgtgccgtgCACCCTCGCCACCGCGGCCGTCGCGCCCCCGAAGCAGGCGCAGTGGGCGGCGCCGATGTTGGCGCTCCAGGAGCGGATCGCGGAGGAGTCGAGGCGGCGGGAGAAGAAGGGGTCCTCGTCcgggacctcctcctcctcctcgtcgccgtcctcgggCCTCCTCGCCGAGATGCAGGCCGTGGAGCGCGCCGCGCGGGAGCTCAGCAGCCTCCTCGACGAGATCgccgaggaggacgcggcggctgatGCTGACGCTGACTCGGAGCCCTCCCCGTCCCCGGCGTCCGTCAGCGAGGACCGGGCGCGCGACGTCGTCGAGCGCGCCGAGGCCCTGGCCGGCGCGTGCCGGGCGCTGGAGGACGGCCTGGCCCCGCTGGAGCGGCAGGTGCGCGCCGTCTTCCACCGCGTCGTCGCCAGCCGCGCCGAGGTCGTGCGCTGCATCGAGCACAGCGCGCGCAGCGGTGGCGCCGGGTCCGCctccgccggcgcgccgccgacgCAGCCCCATTCCTTCTGA